A genomic window from Anthocerotibacter panamensis C109 includes:
- a CDS encoding PhoX family protein produces the protein MREQTWYRREFLQFLGYGAATIALSEPAQAKTSPFKPIPLKTGGLPFQEAVSRLTSDELTLPAEFTYQVVVKWGDPLTPQGRTFGYNNDFTAFVPLSADEGLLWANHEYVNEETYRVSYPQVFGKPFPTDPQARIALYKQELGGSVVHLKLNGRTWGIVPDSPYNRRLDAHTAHRATGPAQTIFTSPPVGTFANCSGGATPWGTVLSCEENFQSYVPEVAFLVDAEGKLTGRVGTGGPFQLPGEHYGWVVEVDPRDPQSAPVKHTALGRFRHENITLRLEEGKPLVAYLGDDREGGHVWRYVSQKLYRKKLSAQAKSRLFTEGTLWCARFDPQGKPDPETGLVMAGGGRWIPLQLDTPLHPNTPSQTVDLPDNLVWNEGTYERNNGQPARVLGDLYSSLGAALIDATRAAHALGGTPCGRPEDLEVHPRTRQVFIAFTSTSNADTQLLDPSRPNDPSYLFDRLSPELRQATKAQQFVTGQVWKIDEGADVTSPDFRWARFVARPDQLGFAMPDNLLFDSTGNLWLATDVSTANLNDPDSPLGRFGNNALYVLPTDRKATGQAHRFACGPVECELTGPSFTPDETTLFLSVQHPGERTGIRTEGKTQDSRGLPLGSNWPSVGQVGVAPRPAVVAITRRA, from the coding sequence ATGCGTGAACAAACCTGGTATCGGCGGGAATTTTTACAGTTTTTGGGCTACGGGGCTGCCACCATCGCCCTGAGTGAACCCGCTCAGGCCAAAACGTCTCCCTTCAAACCCATCCCCCTCAAGACTGGCGGGTTGCCCTTTCAGGAAGCAGTTTCGCGCTTGACCAGCGATGAGCTGACCTTGCCTGCCGAATTCACCTATCAGGTTGTCGTGAAATGGGGCGACCCCCTGACGCCCCAAGGCCGCACTTTTGGCTATAACAACGACTTCACCGCCTTTGTTCCACTCAGCGCAGACGAAGGGCTCCTGTGGGCCAACCATGAATATGTCAACGAAGAGACCTACCGCGTCTCTTATCCCCAGGTTTTCGGCAAACCCTTCCCCACGGACCCTCAGGCTCGCATCGCGCTCTACAAGCAGGAGTTGGGCGGCTCGGTGGTCCACCTCAAGCTGAACGGGCGCACGTGGGGCATAGTGCCCGACTCTCCCTACAATCGCCGCCTCGACGCCCATACCGCACACCGAGCCACAGGTCCGGCTCAGACGATCTTCACCAGCCCGCCGGTAGGCACCTTTGCCAACTGCTCCGGCGGCGCGACGCCTTGGGGGACGGTGCTCAGTTGTGAAGAGAACTTCCAGAGCTATGTCCCCGAAGTGGCTTTTTTGGTGGATGCTGAGGGTAAGTTAACGGGCAGAGTCGGGACAGGCGGCCCGTTCCAATTACCTGGGGAACACTATGGCTGGGTGGTCGAAGTAGACCCCCGCGACCCCCAATCCGCGCCGGTCAAACACACGGCTCTGGGCCGGTTTCGCCACGAAAACATCACTTTGCGCCTGGAAGAAGGCAAACCCCTGGTCGCCTATCTGGGTGACGACCGCGAGGGAGGCCATGTCTGGCGCTATGTGAGCCAGAAGTTGTACCGCAAAAAACTCTCAGCGCAGGCCAAATCCCGACTTTTCACGGAGGGGACGCTCTGGTGTGCTCGCTTTGACCCCCAAGGGAAGCCTGACCCAGAAACGGGGCTAGTTATGGCGGGTGGCGGGCGTTGGATTCCTCTCCAGCTCGACACGCCCCTCCATCCCAACACCCCCAGCCAAACGGTAGACCTGCCTGACAATTTGGTCTGGAACGAAGGTACGTACGAACGGAATAATGGTCAACCCGCTCGGGTCCTCGGTGACCTCTACAGTAGTCTGGGTGCAGCACTCATTGATGCGACCCGAGCAGCCCATGCCCTCGGTGGGACCCCCTGTGGTCGTCCTGAAGACCTCGAAGTACACCCGAGGACCCGTCAGGTCTTCATTGCCTTCACCAGTACTAGCAATGCTGACACCCAACTGCTCGATCCGAGCCGTCCCAATGACCCCAGCTATCTGTTTGACCGACTCTCGCCGGAGTTACGCCAAGCGACTAAAGCCCAGCAGTTCGTCACCGGGCAGGTCTGGAAAATCGATGAGGGCGCAGATGTGACCAGCCCTGACTTTCGTTGGGCACGATTTGTGGCCCGCCCCGACCAATTGGGCTTTGCGATGCCCGACAACCTGCTCTTTGATTCGACCGGAAATCTATGGTTGGCGACGGATGTTTCCACCGCCAACCTCAATGACCCTGATTCTCCCCTGGGTCGCTTCGGCAACAATGCTCTCTATGTCCTGCCCACAGACCGTAAAGCCACGGGACAGGCCCATCGCTTCGCCTGTGGTCCGGTCGAGTGCGAACTCACAGGGCCTAGCTTCACGCCAGACGAGACCACGCTCTTTCTGTCGGTCCAGCATCCAGGAGAGCGCACCGGCATTCGCACAGAGGGTAAAACTCAGGACAGCCGGGGGTTACCCCTAGGTAGCAACTGGCCGAGCGTAGGGCAAGTAGGGGTCGCCCCGCGCCCCGCAGTGGTCGCCATCACCCGTCGAGCCTAG
- a CDS encoding DsbA family protein produces MVSALRPLIPTAALAQTARSVALSLTLMLGALPALAQTTSPELEQQVIEIIKRNPQVILDAVRTYQRRAQWQDALNKRVTVDLKNAPVLGPAEAALTLVEFSDFQCPFCVRARLTVRELMDKYKGKIRLAYVHLPLPIHDQAKPAALAAWAAGRQGKFFEYHDRLFDLMEKITPESFEVIAKDLGLDLAKFNLDRKGPQALAQIEADEKQAQALGLDGTPTFVLNGVVLRGALPLSDFEEVIQLLQSKPAAEAKKSE; encoded by the coding sequence ATGGTGTCTGCTTTGCGTCCGCTTATCCCCACGGCAGCCTTGGCTCAAACTGCCCGCTCCGTCGCACTCTCGCTCACCCTGATGTTGGGTGCTTTGCCTGCTCTGGCTCAGACTACCTCGCCTGAGTTGGAGCAACAGGTCATCGAGATCATCAAGCGCAATCCCCAAGTCATTCTCGATGCGGTGCGCACCTATCAACGCCGCGCTCAGTGGCAGGATGCGCTCAATAAACGGGTCACGGTGGACCTCAAAAACGCGCCGGTCCTGGGTCCGGCGGAGGCTGCGCTGACGTTGGTCGAATTCTCGGATTTCCAGTGCCCATTTTGTGTGCGGGCACGTCTGACGGTCCGGGAGTTGATGGACAAATATAAGGGTAAGATTCGCCTTGCCTATGTCCACCTGCCTTTGCCAATCCATGACCAAGCAAAACCGGCGGCTTTAGCGGCTTGGGCGGCGGGCCGACAAGGAAAGTTCTTCGAGTATCACGACCGTCTTTTTGACCTCATGGAAAAAATCACCCCAGAGAGCTTTGAGGTTATCGCCAAGGATTTGGGCCTGGATCTAGCTAAGTTCAACCTCGACCGCAAGGGTCCTCAAGCGCTGGCTCAGATTGAGGCGGATGAAAAACAGGCGCAGGCTTTGGGCTTGGATGGTACGCCGACATTTGTCCTCAACGGAGTGGTTTTGCGTGGGGCGCTACCCCTGTCGGACTTTGAAGAGGTCATCCAACTCTTGCAGAGCAAGCCGGCTGCGGAGGCTAAAAAATCTGAATAA
- a CDS encoding class I SAM-dependent methyltransferase, translating to MTVHPNFVAAILCPGLLALTALVLPVVVAPEALANETENPTVLASATALQTVLSSSHRSEQNRARDQYRHPMQTLEFFGLRPEMTVVELWPGGGWYSEILAPYLAAKGQLIVTNFDPKKSKGAKAFQEKITANPEVFGKVKISQITPPDRITLAPDNSVDMVLTFRNIHNWVGAGYANKVYAAAYKALKPGGILGVEEHRARPGIDPKTSAETGYMSEDGVIAAIKKAGFTFVGKSEINANPKDTKDYPGGVWTLPPTLSEKEKNKDRYLAIGESDRMTLKFIKAK from the coding sequence ATGACCGTTCACCCAAATTTTGTTGCGGCGATACTCTGTCCCGGTTTACTGGCTTTGACGGCACTTGTGCTCCCGGTCGTGGTCGCACCTGAGGCTCTTGCCAACGAGACCGAGAACCCCACGGTCCTTGCCAGCGCTACCGCCCTTCAGACGGTGCTCTCCAGCAGCCACCGCTCCGAGCAAAATCGCGCCCGTGACCAATACCGCCATCCCATGCAGACCCTTGAATTCTTTGGCCTGCGCCCCGAGATGACCGTAGTGGAACTTTGGCCGGGAGGTGGCTGGTATTCTGAGATCCTAGCTCCTTACCTCGCCGCCAAAGGCCAACTCATCGTCACCAATTTTGACCCCAAGAAGAGCAAGGGGGCCAAAGCTTTCCAGGAGAAAATCACGGCGAATCCTGAAGTTTTTGGCAAGGTAAAAATCTCCCAGATCACCCCGCCTGACCGGATTACCCTGGCCCCGGACAACTCCGTGGACATGGTGCTCACCTTCCGCAACATCCACAACTGGGTCGGGGCTGGGTACGCCAACAAGGTCTATGCCGCAGCCTACAAAGCCCTCAAACCGGGAGGTATTCTGGGTGTGGAAGAGCACCGCGCCCGACCCGGTATTGATCCCAAAACGAGTGCCGAGACGGGTTATATGTCTGAAGATGGGGTGATTGCCGCCATTAAAAAGGCCGGGTTCACTTTTGTGGGCAAGTCCGAAATCAACGCCAACCCCAAAGACACCAAGGACTATCCTGGCGGGGTCTGGACCTTACCACCCACCCTCAGCGAAAAAGAAAAAAATAAAGACCGCTACCTCGCCATCGGCGAGAGCGACCGCATGACGCTCAAGTTTATTAAAGCGAAGTGA